In the genome of Anabaena cylindrica PCC 7122, the window AAGTATGTAGGGTTTGCTGAATAAACCAAAAACCTAGATATATCAACAGTTTCAGGCTGAAAAAAGTAGGAGAAGGTGCAAGAAATAAGCGATGAAATCATCAAAAACCGTTCATTTACCCAGATTTGAGAATATTCTGATCTCCTTCTAATTCTTCCTCCTGACTCCTGACTCCTGACTTCTGACTCCTAGCCCTAACCAGAAGACTTTTTCAGCAAGCCCTATGTAATTATTTAACCGCAGATATTACCATTTGCGTATTTATATTGATAAAATCCTGGCTTATACTTCAATATAAACAAAATGTCGTGTTACTAAAATTATATGGAAAATCAGAAAATTATAGCACTACAAAATATATTCAGTTCTAGACTGGATACGTTGAGTCATCTGTTAGAGGTAGCAGAGAGTCATTTCGCCGATGATGTAGAATCTTTATTACAGCGTCGCATTGCACCCGATATGTTTCCTTTCAGCACACAAATTGTATTTGTTTGCAATCAGCCCCGTAACTTTGCATTGTGGTGCTTAGGACAGCCGGCAAACAACTTGAACCCCAATGTCACATCTTTAGTTGAAGCGCGTGGTCATATTTCATCGACTAAGGAATTGTTGGCAAGTATCAATGTTGCTGATTCTAAGTTGTCAGAACTCAATCGCCTCGATCTTGGACAAGGGCTATACGCAGAATTATCTGGACTTTCCTATGTAGATGATTTTCTCATACCCAACTTTTATTTTCATATAACAACGGCGTACAATATCCTGCGTATGGCAGGAGTACCAATAGGTAAACGCGATTTCATGATGCATTTAGTACCTTTTGTGAAGCATCAAGGTAATGCATAACAGCTAATAACCCTTCAATTTAAATCATGACCTGTTGGTGGGGATAGATCCATTACTTCGGTAAACCGGGAATATTTCACCTCACTAGTTGGGGGAAACTGTGCGGAAACAGCCATTAAACCAACTTTGATATCCTCAAAGAAAATCACACCACCAATTCGTCTGCTTGCTTGGAAGGGGCCATGAAAAAATTGCTGTCGGGGAATATGGATGAGGAGAGAATCGGTAATTTTAACGTTTTCACCAAATAGTTGTTGACAGGTTTTTTTGACAACTGCATCTATATATTGATTCTGGACACGTTGACCCAAGTCGATAAATTTAGGATTATCTGCAAAATGATCCATATAATATAACCAGATGTTAGACAAATCTTTTTCTTCAGTGAGGATTTGTTTGAGTTCCTGCCATCGTTTGAAATTCATAATGGGGAAGAGGATTAAAAGAGGATAGGTAGATTGGATTATTCTTTGCTTACTAAAAATTTATCATAGTTATGCGATAGCGAAGCGCTCCGTAGGAATCGCTAATAACTCAAGTTGCTAGTTATCTAGTTGAGGCTGGTAATGGGTCATTGGTGAGTAATTTTCTGTTTTAATCCTGTAAATCCTTTAATCCTGGACATCCTGATTCTGACATTTTCCCTAATTAGCAACTTACGTTAATCTGGGGTTAGGGAAAAATTAGGTAACGCCTGAGAAAACCAAATCATAGAAAAATAAATGACTTTACTGCTTGCTATCTCCGCTTCTGATGTAGCTAACGGTGAGTTTATCGTCTATTTTAAGGAAAATCCAGGGAATAATTGCCCCTGTCTTGGGAAATCCTGACTATATAAGCAATTCCTTAATTTATTTCCATATAACTGCTGTGCGGCCATTGTCCACCTAATAAAGCGTAAATTTCGACAGGTTTACCAGAAATTGTAATCCCAATTTCATAAGATTTACCTGTGAAGGCAGCAAAGCGCCGACAAGCTTCATCATAAAAGTGACTACGGCGATAATTTTTATTAGTTAAATCAATTGCAAACAATCCGTAAAAATAGCGAGGAATGCTTTGGATTGTTTCGACAATTTGACCTAAGTTTCTCGCCAATATTGCATTACGAGGAACTTCTGTTCCCCAAGCTGTATCTAATGCCCAAGATGCAGAACTGAGGTGAGAACCGCCACAAATTCCACAAATCCGAGGTGTAACAATTAATCCAGCTTGGGGATCTTTTCCGCGTAAAATTATTTCAAAGCCGCGAAAAAGTTCAGCGTGAGTCCAAGCATTTGTAACATATCCATTATCAATTTCGACACGGACATCTAAATCTCCCTCGACTCTACCGACGGGGGAAATATCTAAGGTTTGAATTGGCATAATGATAGGGAATAGGAGTTCAGAAGTTCAGGAGTTCAAGAGGAAGAAGAACAGGAGAATTTTACTTTTCTAATCTCCAGTCCTATTATCTAAACTGTAAAAAAGTCTTCGTCTGCCCATTTTGGTGCTGCGTTTTTTGCAACAACTGTGAGGACTGCATAATCTTTGTGGTTGACTCCGGGGGGTATTTCTTTGGGAACTCCCATGACGGTTTGAGTTTTAAAGACTGTTCCGGGTTTGAGGTCGAAAAAGGGAAATTCGGGTTCTGTGCAACCTAAACAGGGCATTCCAGCGCGGGTTTTGGAGGAGACGCGGTTCCAGAGAATGCGGTTACAGGAGGAGTGAGTCATGGGGCCACGACAACCTAAGTCGTAGAATAAACAGCCTTTACGTTGTCCAAATTCGGCGGTTGTGGCTTTGTAAGCAAAGTGAATGTTGCGGGTACAACCTGTTTGGGTAAAGGTGTTGAAGAAGGTTTGGGGACGGTGAAGTTCATCGAGAACTATATCAGAAATGCGACCTGTGGCGATCGCTACTAATATCTGCGTTATCCAATCAGGGTGTGCTGGACAACCAGGAATATTAATTACAGGTAAACCGGCTTGACTGACGAAATCTTTACCTAAAAAACCGCCTTCTTCTCGTTTGAGAAAT includes:
- a CDS encoding DUF1993 domain-containing protein — its product is MENQKIIALQNIFSSRLDTLSHLLEVAESHFADDVESLLQRRIAPDMFPFSTQIVFVCNQPRNFALWCLGQPANNLNPNVTSLVEARGHISSTKELLASINVADSKLSELNRLDLGQGLYAELSGLSYVDDFLIPNFYFHITTAYNILRMAGVPIGKRDFMMHLVPFVKHQGNA
- a CDS encoding hydrogenase small subunit; the encoded protein is MTNVLWLQGGACSGNTMSFLNAEEPTVCDLIADFGINILWHPSLGVELGTNLQTLLWECVLGKTPLDILVFEGSVVNAPNGTGEWNRFADRPMKDWLTDLAKTAKFIVAVGDCATWGGIPAMSPNPSDSKGLQFLKREEGGFLGKDFVSQAGLPVINIPGCPAHPDWITQILVAIATGRISDIVLDELHRPQTFFNTFTQTGCTRNIHFAYKATTAEFGQRKGCLFYDLGCRGPMTHSSCNRILWNRVSSKTRAGMPCLGCTEPEFPFFDLKPGTVFKTQTVMGVPKEIPPGVNHKDYAVLTVVAKNAAPKWADEDFFTV